The following nucleotide sequence is from Chitinispirillales bacterium ANBcel5.
GGTGGAATACCCGGTTTTATGATTAACATCGTTTTTGCCGCACTGTTTTTGGGTAAAACACTGCCCAAAATTAGCAGTATATGGCAAAAAGCCGGACCACAGGTTGCCTTCAGTCATACTGTAGCCTGGGGCCAGTATGTGGTTGGATTGGGTATCACCGCTCTGATCTTAGCACCTTTTTTCGCAGTAGAACCGATGTTTGGAACTTTAATAGAGATTGGGTTTATTGGTGGGCATGGAACAGCTGCCGGGCTTGGTGAAACATTCGCAGAGCTGGGGTGGCCTCAGGGGCAGGATCTGGCATTAGGGGTGGCAACCCTTGGAGTGGTATTTGGTATAGTAACCGGAATTGTGCTTATCAACTGGGGGGTTAAACACAAACACACCAGCATACTAAAAAACCCCGGTGAAGCATCAAGGGATATCGCCAAAGCTCAACAGGAACATGAAAGTGTCGAAGCCGACCTGGTTAACCGGGGACAGGCCGATGAACCTGAACCACCCCAAATTGTAGAAGTGGAATCGATCGAGCCGCTTACTTTTCATCTGGCCTATATTGGTGCCGCAATAGGAGTTGGAGCACTGATCCTTGGCGCACTTACCTGGTTGGAACAGCAATTGTTACTTCCCCTGGGCGCGCCGGTACTTCTGGGCCACGTTCCGTTGTTTCCTGTTGCGATGATTGGTGGAATCATTGTGGAAAAGCTTCACCGACGCCTCTTTAAGGGTGTTCTTGACAGGGTGATGATTATGCGTATACAGGGGGCAGCACTAGACCTTCTGATTGTATCAGCCCTTGCCAGTTTGACTCTCAGTGCTTTTGCTGACGCGTGGCTGCCACTTGTTATTCTGGTATTTGCGGGAATGGCATGGACAATCGGGGCTTTTGTGTTTTTAGCGCCACGAATGATGCGCTCTCATTGGTTTGAACGCGGTATAGGGGATTTCGGTCAGTCACTGGGTGTTACGGCAACAGGGTTGTTGCTGATGCGCATTGTTGATCCAGATAACGACACCCCGGCTTTCGAATCGTTTGGCTATAAACAGCTTCTTTTTGAACCACTTGTTGGTGGTGGACTGTTTACTGCTGTCTCAGCTCCTCTGGTGTTTACATTCGGACTCAATGTGATGCTCGCGGTTACCTCTGGTTTACTACTCTTTTGGTTAATACTGGGATTAAGAATGGGTAAATCAAAAGCCAGTAGTGTTAAAGTTAATACACCAGAAAAAAAGGAAGTTACTCAATATAAA
It contains:
- a CDS encoding sodium/glutamate symporter; this translates as MDLLIAFAWLGAALITGKLLRRAIPVFKTMFIPSSILGGVVLLIIGPEILGAVSGIQLFPQNVRGIWGGIPGFMINIVFAALFLGKTLPKISSIWQKAGPQVAFSHTVAWGQYVVGLGITALILAPFFAVEPMFGTLIEIGFIGGHGTAAGLGETFAELGWPQGQDLALGVATLGVVFGIVTGIVLINWGVKHKHTSILKNPGEASRDIAKAQQEHESVEADLVNRGQADEPEPPQIVEVESIEPLTFHLAYIGAAIGVGALILGALTWLEQQLLLPLGAPVLLGHVPLFPVAMIGGIIVEKLHRRLFKGVLDRVMIMRIQGAALDLLIVSALASLTLSAFADAWLPLVILVFAGMAWTIGAFVFLAPRMMRSHWFERGIGDFGQSLGVTATGLLLMRIVDPDNDTPAFESFGYKQLLFEPLVGGGLFTAVSAPLVFTFGLNVMLAVTSGLLLFWLILGLRMGKSKASSVKVNTPEKKEVTQYKA